The Falco biarmicus isolate bFalBia1 unplaced genomic scaffold, bFalBia1.pri scaffold_30, whole genome shotgun sequence genome window below encodes:
- the LOC130143452 gene encoding olfactory receptor 14C36-like: protein LHYGTLLGSRACVHMAAAAWASGFLYAALHTANTLSLPLCQGNALGQVFCEIPQILKLSCSHTYLREVGLIVSGASLFFGCFVFIVLSYVQIFRAVLRIPSEQGRHKAFSTCLPHLAVVSLFLSTAMFAHLKPPSISSPSLDLVVSVLYLVVPPANVCMHSTFSIA from the exons ctgcactacgggaccctgctgggcagcagagcttgtgtccacatggcagcagctgcctgggccagtgggtttctctatgctgcgctgcacacggccaatacactgtcactgccgctctgccaaggcaatgccctgggacaggtcttctgtgaaatcccacagatcctcaagctctcctgctcacacacctacctcagggaagtggggcttatTGTGTCTGGTGCCTCTTTATtctttgggtgttttgttttcattgttctgtcctatgtgcagatcttcagggctgtgctgaggatcccctctgagcagggacggcacaaagccttttccacgtgcctccctcacctggccgtggtctccctctttctcagcactgccatGTTTGCCCACCTGAagcccccctccatctcctccccatccctggacctGGTGGTGTCAGTTCTCTACTtggtggtgcctccagca AATGTTTGCATGCACTCCACTTTCTCAATAGCATGA